AAGAGAACTAGAGGTCATAGTTAATATGGCAATATTTCTTTTATTAAACCATTATCTATAAATACAAGACTAGCATATTTTATTTTATGAATCCTTCAGAAAGAAACAAAACACTTGTTTCTTTTCTAACAAAGCACGGCGCTAAAAAAATTGGCTTATTTGGATCAGTTGCAAGAGGAGAGGAAAGGCCCGATAGCGATATTGATGTTCTGGTAGAATTTAATGGAGACCCAAGCTTACTTGATGTAGTAATTATTGAGCAGGAAGCATCCGAAATCCTTGGTAAAAAAATAGATCTTGTAACTGAAGAAGCCTTGAGCCCTTATATTAAGGAAAAGGTCATGAAAGAAGTTGTGGTTATATATGAAGAGCAAAGAGGATAGGGTATATTTACTTCATATTAGAGATTCTATAGATAAGATAGACCACTACACCAATAATATCGAATATGGAGAATTCAAAAGTAATTCTATGGCGTCTGATGCAGTTATTCGCCAGATTCAAATTATAGGTGATGCGAGTAAGAATATCTCTCAGTCATTAAAAGACAAATACCCTTTAGTTCCGTGGAAAGGGATGGCTGGTATGAGAGATAAAATTGTTCATAATTATTTTAATGTTAATATTAGAGAGGTCTGGCGAGTTGCTAAAAAAGATATCCCAACTCTAAAGAAATCGATTAATTCTATATTGGAAGAACTAGATTTATAAAAAGTATAAATCGAGATAATTAGGCTTGACAATACCTTTATAAATTTTTCAACATTTTTAATGACAGAGGGAGAACATGAAAATATTAAAAACTCCACATCACGATCTTGTTTTTGCTGGGTTTTCTGACCTTCCAGAGACGACGGGAACGGCTTACTTCAGAACAGACATTAATGGCCCCCCTGGCCCATCAGTAAGAATGGAGCAGGCCGTTGAGACGATCTGCGATTTAAGAAAACACCAAGAACAAGGATCAAACATTCTTATAATTGCTCATGCCTCAAAGGCTGAGAAATCCATTGAAGAAAACTTTAACGAACTAAAAGCAGAAGTTCTGAATAGTAAAATAAAAACATCGCTTCCCGTAAACAACATCTTTTTTGCTAAGAACCTAGATGAGCTCAAAAAATTAAACGAGTCAAACAAGGACTCAATTGTATTTTTGGAAAATATCAGAAAAGTCTGTGGCGATGAACTTGTCCCGCCAAATGACTCTACAAAAACAGATTTCTGGAAATACTTTACCCAGTTTGAAAAGATAAATGGGGCGCTGTCCTGCTGCCACAGGGATGCGCTTTCTTTAAGATTATTCGCAGACGGCTGTTACTGCAATGACAGCTTCATAAGCGAGCTTTATGATGTAACTCAGCTCTATACAGATAAAACAGAACTTAAAATGTGGGGGATTGCAGGCGCAAAGTCAGAAAAACTTGATGCTATAAGGTTAACAGAAGGCAGAGATGATCTCATGGTGGTCCTAGACGGGGGACCTGTTTTTGTATTGCTTCTTTGGGCACTATCTCAGAAGGCGCCGTCACTAAAAAAGACACTGCCGACTTCAATTGGAAAGGAAAACATAGAGTTGATAGAAAAGTTCTACAAGAAAAACTGGGACAAAGTTAAGGAAGATGCACTTGAAATTGCAAAAAAGATTGATAACGGCTCAATCAGTATGATCCTACCCATAGATGTCAACATCAAAAAGCCTGATGGCACGACAAAGACTGTAAATTTAAAGGATATAGGGGATGGCAAGTTCGAGTCAATAGGGCCAAACAGCATCACGATGATTGGAAACATGGCCGCAAAGAGGATATTCCTCCAGAACGGCTCTTGGGAGCAGCGTGAGAGTTTAGACTGCTGCAAGGCAGAGTCAACTACAAACAGCTTCTGTAAGGAAGTCCTGAATAAATCAAGCAAATTCTTCATAAACGGCGGAGATACGGTATCAGACATAAGAACACTGGAAAATGAGCTCAAACTTTCAAAGTACAGGGAAAAGGGGAAATTAAAGGAGCTTGCCGTTGGCGGGTTTGTTGTCCACTGGTGGAAGTACCTCTACCACGGAAAGTATGTGCCGCATGGCGTAAACTATGCCGAGATAGGAAGCTTTAGGACACTCTACATGAAGAAGAAGGAGCAGAGAGGGTTTAACTAAAGAGATATCAGTTTGAGATACAATATAAACCATTATCTATAAATACAAGACTAGCATATTTTATTTTATGAATCCTTCAGAAAGAAACAAAACACTTGTTTCTTTTCTAACAAAGCACGGCGCTAAAAAAATTGGCTTATTTGGATCAGTTGCAAGAGGAGAGGAAAGGCCCGATAGCGATATTGATGTTCTGGTAGAATTTAGTAAAGTAAAAAGCCTATTCGAAATGGTTGGAATAGAGCTCGATTTGGCTGATGTTTTGGGTAAAAAGATAGATCTTGTCACAGAGGGAAATTTAAGCCCTTATATTAAGGATAAAGTCATGAAAGATTTAGTTGTGATTTACGATGAAAAAAAGCGAGGAGATTTATCTTAGGCATGTTTTCTATGACTTGTATTCAAGTATAGATATTAAATAACTTCCAAAGATTTATAACATTATGATAAAATAAGATGGTATGTACCTTTCTAAGGAAGAGGAGCGCATATTGAACGGGGAAGAGGGATATGCAGCTCAAAAGTCCATGGAGATTTTAGCCTCGCTAGGGGATATCTATGGCGCAGATAAGCTAATCCCTGTTTCATCATGCCAGATAGCAGGTGCATCTTACAAAACAATAGGCGATGCAGGACTTTTCTTTGTGTCTGAGTTTGCAAGGAGCTCTAAGGTTAAGGTAAAAGCCACATTAAATCCCATAGGCATGGATTCAACAGAATGGCAGAGGATGGGGATAAAAAAAGAGTTTGCCAAAAAGCAGCTTGATATCCTTGATGCCTATCTAAAGATGGGGATAGATTGCAGCTGCACTTGCACCCCCTATCTAATTGGCAATAGGCCAAATTGTGGAGAGCATGTTGCATGGAGCGAATCCTCTGCAGTTTCATTTGCGAACTCTGTTCTCGGTGCAAAAAGCAATAGGGAAGGTGGGCCATCATCTCTTGCCTCAAGCATAATAGGAAAGACCCCAAACTATGGATTGCATCTTGAAAAAAATAGAAAGGCCGGAATAATAATTGATGTTAAGGCAAGCATAAAGACATTTTCAGATGTTGGAGCACTGGGAAATTATGTTGGCTCGATTATTGGAAACAAAATCCCTTACTTCAAGAATCTAGAACTAGACTCTGACAAGCTGAAATCTTTAGGGGCTTCTATGGCGGCTTCTGGCTCAGTTGCACTGTACCACGTTGAAGATTTGACACCTGAGTACAGCAAAGCTATCGATGATAGCTTAGAGAAAATAGAGGTAGGAAAAGAAGAGATTGAAGAAAGCAAGTGCAAGCTTAATTCTTCGGATGATATGGAACTAATATGTATAGGCTGCCCTCATTGTTCAGTCGGAGAAGTGAAGGAAGCTTTAGACATCTTCAAAAAGGAAGGCAGAAGATTCAAGGGCGATATATGGATATGTACTTCACGATATGTCAAAAATGAGCTTGAAAGAACAGGTATAGCACAAGAAATAGAAAAGTATGCAAAGCTCTTGGCAGACACTTGCATGGTTGTAACTCCTATTGAGGAGATGTATCAAAAAACAGCAACTAATTCTGGAAAGGCCGCGATTTATCTGCCATCTCTTTGCAAGCAGAAGGTAAGATTTGGTGACTTAGAATCATTGATAAGAGATTTCAAATAGCTAGTCATCAAGAGTAAATTCTCTTATCCCAAGCCAGTATCCTGTTCCCTCGATATAATCAATTTGCGTCTGAATCAGAGAAAAATGTTCTTCCTCCATTCTTACAAGGTATGAGAACATTCTTTTGGCTTCCTCATCCCAGGAATTTCTTATACAATTTTTATAATACTCTATCCCGTTCTTCTCAACTTTTTGTGCCAGCATCAGAACAGCGAGGTCATCCTGGCCGAGATTAACTGACTTATCAATTTCCTGTTCAACATTAGGAACAATTTTAGTGATCTCATTTTTTTCTACTTCATGGAATATGCACTTTCCTCCTTCAAGCTGGGCTTTTAGTGCAGTTTCTAAGATTTCTCGGTGTTTCATCTCATCAAGAGCTAGCTTTAAGAACATATTCTTCCCGACAACGTTTGAAACTTTTATTGCAGACTTGATGTAAGTCCTCAATGTTTCCTTTTCTGCTTCGATTGCAGTTTCAATTATTTTTACCCTCTCATCTTTTTCCATAATACCCTATTATCCTTTATTATTTTTAGTCTTTTCGCCTAGCCTATTGCCTAGCTCAAAGCATAGTGCTAATTCCTTCTCACTTGGTGCATATTGAACTTCTAAAGGATTATCAAATAATTTGAAATCAATCTTTGAAACTAATTTTAATAGATGATTGATAGGGCTAGTCATATCAGAATAGCATGAAAACAGCGCCAAATACTTATTCTTTAATCCTGATAGTTCAATTAAAGATATAATTTTTGAAATTTCAGGCGGCACGCCTCCTTTGAAGGATGGGCAACCTATTGCAACTGTTTTGGATTCAAAAAGCTTTGTTAAGATGTATCCTGGATCGCAAGTTTCATAGTTTATTACCTCGGTATCACTCCCGGCGCCCGCAACTCCATCAGCTATCGCATAAGCCATCTTTTCAGTTCCTCGCCAGATGCTTGAATACAGTATTGCGGCCTTGTTTTTTGATTCACCTTTAATCCAGCTTTGATATTTTTTAATGATCTTACCTTTATTTTGACGCCAAATAACGCCGTGGTTTGGTGCTAAAATCTCTATACCATTGAAATCCAGATCAGGCAGTCTTTGAATTGGCATTAGATAATTAACAAAATAGGAAAGCGCGTCATTTTCCTGCTTTTCACTTGACGTATCGAGCCTATCTTTAGATGCAGTGTGCTGAGAAAAAAGGTCTTCGGAAAAAAGAATATTATCGTGTTCTGAGTAAGTCAGGAGAATATTATTTCCACCGATTTCAAACTCAGTGAATAAGAGCTTTCTTTCCCCAAGTTTTAGGCAATCCCCATCCCCTACAATCTCAAAATTCCATTCTCCTCCGTGGTACTTCTCAATTGCCTTTTTGGATTCTTTTGTTGCAACAATAGTTGCATTCTTTGCCCTCTTCATAAGGAAGGGGAGGCTCCCGGAATGGTCCATATGATAGTTTCCGATTATGATGTAATCTATATCAGATGTTTTAGTGGCTTCGTTTATCCTTGAGATATTTTCTTGGGTAAATCCATGCTTTACAGTGTCAATTAAAGCGGTCTTTTCATCTAGAATTACATAGGAGTTATACGTGGTACCTTTTGAAAGGGAATATCCAAACTTAGGTGGGTTCCAATCTATAGCCCCAACCCAGAAAACTCCATCTTTTAGCTTTAATGCCTTCATTAGAGAAAACTTAGTTTAGTTCTTTTTAAATTATTTGTAAAAAAGATATTTAAAATAAAAAATTAATTTTTTACTGATTTGTTTAGATCCTGTACAAGTACCTCAACGTCAATCCCATGGGCCATTGCCCCTTCCTCTAAAGTCTCAAACTGGGCAATTGCACATCCAATGCACCCAAGCCCGTGTGCCATAAAGACAGGAACTGTTTCTGGGTATTGCTCTACTATTTCCCCTATTGACATATCCTTTGTTATCAATGCATTCACCTCCTTTGAAAAAAATATAAATCAATTTAAAAATTTAACTAGCCGTGAAAATA
Above is a window of Methanofastidiosum sp. DNA encoding:
- a CDS encoding nucleotidyltransferase family protein, whose amino-acid sequence is MNPSERNKTLVSFLTKHGAKKIGLFGSVARGEERPDSDIDVLVEFNGDPSLLDVVIIEQEASEILGKKIDLVTEEALSPYIKEKVMKEVVVIYEEQRG
- a CDS encoding DUF86 domain-containing protein; this translates as MKSKEDRVYLLHIRDSIDKIDHYTNNIEYGEFKSNSMASDAVIRQIQIIGDASKNISQSLKDKYPLVPWKGMAGMRDKIVHNYFNVNIREVWRVAKKDIPTLKKSINSILEELDL
- the pgk gene encoding phosphoglycerate kinase produces the protein MKILKTPHHDLVFAGFSDLPETTGTAYFRTDINGPPGPSVRMEQAVETICDLRKHQEQGSNILIIAHASKAEKSIEENFNELKAEVLNSKIKTSLPVNNIFFAKNLDELKKLNESNKDSIVFLENIRKVCGDELVPPNDSTKTDFWKYFTQFEKINGALSCCHRDALSLRLFADGCYCNDSFISELYDVTQLYTDKTELKMWGIAGAKSEKLDAIRLTEGRDDLMVVLDGGPVFVLLLWALSQKAPSLKKTLPTSIGKENIELIEKFYKKNWDKVKEDALEIAKKIDNGSISMILPIDVNIKKPDGTTKTVNLKDIGDGKFESIGPNSITMIGNMAAKRIFLQNGSWEQRESLDCCKAESTTNSFCKEVLNKSSKFFINGGDTVSDIRTLENELKLSKYREKGKLKELAVGGFVVHWWKYLYHGKYVPHGVNYAEIGSFRTLYMKKKEQRGFN
- a CDS encoding nucleotidyltransferase family protein; protein product: MNPSERNKTLVSFLTKHGAKKIGLFGSVARGEERPDSDIDVLVEFSKVKSLFEMVGIELDLADVLGKKIDLVTEGNLSPYIKDKVMKDLVVIYDEKKRGDLS
- a CDS encoding aconitase X catalytic domain-containing protein, whose amino-acid sequence is MYLSKEEERILNGEEGYAAQKSMEILASLGDIYGADKLIPVSSCQIAGASYKTIGDAGLFFVSEFARSSKVKVKATLNPIGMDSTEWQRMGIKKEFAKKQLDILDAYLKMGIDCSCTCTPYLIGNRPNCGEHVAWSESSAVSFANSVLGAKSNREGGPSSLASSIIGKTPNYGLHLEKNRKAGIIIDVKASIKTFSDVGALGNYVGSIIGNKIPYFKNLELDSDKLKSLGASMAASGSVALYHVEDLTPEYSKAIDDSLEKIEVGKEEIEESKCKLNSSDDMELICIGCPHCSVGEVKEALDIFKKEGRRFKGDIWICTSRYVKNELERTGIAQEIEKYAKLLADTCMVVTPIEEMYQKTATNSGKAAIYLPSLCKQKVRFGDLESLIRDFK
- a CDS encoding ferritin family protein, translating into MEKDERVKIIETAIEAEKETLRTYIKSAIKVSNVVGKNMFLKLALDEMKHREILETALKAQLEGGKCIFHEVEKNEITKIVPNVEQEIDKSVNLGQDDLAVLMLAQKVEKNGIEYYKNCIRNSWDEEAKRMFSYLVRMEEEHFSLIQTQIDYIEGTGYWLGIREFTLDD
- a CDS encoding FprA family A-type flavoprotein, which produces MKALKLKDGVFWVGAIDWNPPKFGYSLSKGTTYNSYVILDEKTALIDTVKHGFTQENISRINEATKTSDIDYIIIGNYHMDHSGSLPFLMKRAKNATIVATKESKKAIEKYHGGEWNFEIVGDGDCLKLGERKLLFTEFEIGGNNILLTYSEHDNILFSEDLFSQHTASKDRLDTSSEKQENDALSYFVNYLMPIQRLPDLDFNGIEILAPNHGVIWRQNKGKIIKKYQSWIKGESKNKAAILYSSIWRGTEKMAYAIADGVAGAGSDTEVINYETCDPGYILTKLFESKTVAIGCPSFKGGVPPEISKIISLIELSGLKNKYLALFSCYSDMTSPINHLLKLVSKIDFKLFDNPLEVQYAPSEKELALCFELGNRLGEKTKNNKG
- a CDS encoding DUF1858 domain-containing protein, giving the protein MSIGEIVEQYPETVPVFMAHGLGCIGCAIAQFETLEEGAMAHGIDVEVLVQDLNKSVKN